In Arthrobacter sp. B3I4, the following proteins share a genomic window:
- a CDS encoding Tex family protein, with amino-acid sequence MRQNGWVNVLPHLPAPTAPIESQIAAELGAQPWQVKAAVDLLDGGSTVPFIARYRKEATGTLDDTQLRTLEERLRYLRELEDRRRTVLESISAQGALTPELQAAVAAADTKSRLEDVYLPFKSKRRTKAQLAREAGLEPLADKLLKRPELDPEREAAKYLNAEHSIADAAAALAGARAILVERVAQDADLAATLRERLWTQGRMVSRVRQGKEAEGQKFKDYFEFSQAPAGMPSHRVLALLRGEKDGVLELDLSEAEPDDDAGLAAARGRYEAAVVRFLGVSDRGRPADAWLVQTAQLAWRSRVLSRLSGDLRSRMFAAAEDEAVRVFAANLRDVLLAAPAGNRATLGLDPGLRTGVKVAVVDGTGKVVATDTVYPHAPARKWDEAIRTLVGLARKHRVELVAIGNGTASRETDKLATELLKQLGSDTGAAPQKLVVSEAGASVYSASALAAAELPGMDVSLRGAVSIARRLQDPLAELVKIEPKSIGVGQYQHDVTAAKLDRSLDAVVEDCVNAVGVDVNTASPALLSRVAGVGPLLSENIVAYRNEHGPFAKRSELKKVPRLGAKAFEQCAGFLRISGGAEPLDASSVHPEAYPLARKIKAAGGTRGDSGEGAGGLSALNPQDFVDGTFGLPTVRDIITELEKPGRDPRPAFAAATFLEGIEKISDLKPGMVLEGTVTNVAAFGAFVDVGVHQDGLVHVSALANRFVSDPREVVKSGQVVRVKVLEADPERKRISLTLRLDDEPPAMGGRAAPGREGQRRDSRNRQGQSGTSASAPVSQKTAAKGSAKTNPKSPAQAAPRPAPANTAMAEALRQAGLGK; translated from the coding sequence ATGAGGCAAAATGGCTGGGTGAACGTACTCCCGCACCTCCCCGCCCCGACCGCACCGATTGAGAGCCAGATCGCCGCCGAACTCGGCGCCCAGCCGTGGCAGGTCAAGGCCGCTGTGGATTTGCTCGACGGCGGTTCCACGGTCCCGTTCATAGCCCGCTACCGCAAGGAAGCTACCGGCACCCTGGACGACACCCAGCTGCGCACGCTGGAGGAACGGCTGCGCTACCTGCGCGAGCTGGAAGACCGCCGTCGGACGGTTCTCGAATCGATCTCGGCGCAAGGTGCGCTCACCCCCGAACTCCAGGCCGCCGTCGCCGCCGCGGACACCAAGTCCCGGCTGGAGGACGTTTACCTGCCGTTCAAATCCAAGCGGCGCACCAAGGCGCAACTGGCCCGGGAAGCCGGGCTGGAACCGCTCGCCGACAAACTGCTGAAGCGGCCCGAGCTGGATCCGGAACGCGAAGCCGCGAAGTACCTGAACGCTGAACATTCGATCGCCGATGCCGCCGCGGCGCTGGCCGGCGCCCGGGCGATTTTGGTGGAACGCGTCGCCCAGGACGCCGACCTCGCCGCCACGTTGCGCGAGCGGCTCTGGACGCAGGGCCGGATGGTCTCGCGTGTCAGACAAGGCAAGGAAGCCGAGGGGCAGAAGTTCAAGGACTACTTCGAGTTCTCCCAGGCGCCTGCCGGCATGCCTTCGCACCGGGTGCTCGCGCTGCTGCGCGGTGAAAAGGACGGGGTGCTGGAGCTGGACCTTAGCGAGGCCGAGCCCGACGACGACGCCGGGCTGGCCGCCGCGCGCGGCCGCTACGAGGCGGCCGTGGTCAGGTTCCTCGGGGTCTCCGACCGGGGCCGGCCCGCCGACGCCTGGCTGGTGCAGACAGCACAACTCGCCTGGCGCTCCCGGGTCCTCAGCCGCCTCAGCGGAGACTTGCGGAGCCGGATGTTTGCCGCGGCCGAGGACGAGGCCGTCCGGGTTTTCGCCGCCAACCTCCGGGACGTGCTACTCGCCGCGCCCGCCGGCAACCGGGCGACCCTCGGCCTGGACCCGGGGCTGCGCACGGGCGTGAAGGTCGCCGTCGTCGACGGCACCGGCAAGGTGGTCGCGACGGACACGGTCTACCCGCACGCCCCGGCCCGGAAGTGGGACGAGGCGATACGCACACTCGTGGGCCTGGCACGAAAGCACCGGGTAGAACTCGTGGCGATCGGCAATGGCACCGCCTCGCGGGAGACCGACAAGCTCGCCACGGAGCTGCTCAAACAACTCGGTTCGGACACCGGCGCTGCGCCGCAGAAACTCGTCGTGTCCGAGGCCGGTGCGTCAGTATATTCGGCGTCGGCGCTGGCCGCGGCCGAGCTGCCCGGGATGGATGTGTCCTTGCGCGGCGCGGTGTCGATCGCCCGGCGGCTACAGGATCCGCTGGCGGAGCTGGTCAAGATTGAGCCCAAGTCCATCGGTGTGGGCCAATACCAGCACGACGTCACGGCAGCGAAGCTGGACCGCAGCCTGGACGCCGTCGTCGAGGACTGCGTCAATGCCGTGGGCGTGGACGTCAACACCGCTTCGCCGGCGCTGCTGAGCCGAGTGGCCGGCGTCGGGCCGCTGCTCAGTGAAAACATCGTGGCGTACCGGAACGAGCACGGCCCGTTCGCCAAGCGCAGCGAACTAAAGAAGGTTCCGCGGCTCGGTGCCAAGGCGTTTGAGCAGTGCGCCGGCTTCCTGCGGATCAGCGGGGGAGCGGAGCCACTGGACGCCTCCAGCGTGCACCCCGAGGCCTACCCGCTGGCCCGGAAAATTAAGGCGGCCGGCGGTACCCGCGGTGACAGCGGCGAGGGCGCCGGAGGCTTGTCCGCGCTCAACCCGCAGGACTTCGTGGACGGAACCTTTGGGCTGCCAACGGTCCGGGACATTATCACCGAGCTGGAGAAACCGGGCCGGGACCCGCGGCCGGCGTTTGCGGCGGCGACGTTCCTGGAGGGGATCGAGAAGATCTCCGACCTCAAGCCGGGCATGGTGCTGGAGGGCACCGTCACCAACGTGGCGGCGTTCGGCGCCTTTGTGGACGTCGGCGTGCACCAGGACGGGTTGGTGCACGTTTCCGCGCTGGCCAATCGGTTCGTCTCCGACCCGCGCGAAGTGGTGAAGTCCGGTCAGGTGGTGCGCGTCAAGGTGCTTGAAGCGGACCCGGAGCGGAAGCGCATTTCGCTGACCCTGCGGCTCGACGACGAACCGCCCGCCATGGGAGGACGCGCAGCGCCGGGCCGGGAGGGCCAGCGCAGGGACAGCCGGAACCGGCAGGGCCAGTCCGGGACCTCAGCTTCTGCGCCGGTGAGCCAAAAGACCGCAGCAAAGGGTTCCGCCAAAACCAACCCCAAGTCCCCGGCGCAAGCAGCCCCCAGGCCGGCGCCCGCCAACACAGCCATGGCCGAGGCGCTCCGGCAGGCTGGCCTGGGAAAGTAG
- a CDS encoding YqjF family protein, giving the protein MLTDPWPAPPDLPRPIVMNQWWKDAVFLHWRIPHAVAATYMPSGVAPDEFDGSAWVGLIGFRMQGAGLGNGPGVPYFGSFNEINVRLYSREPDGTRGVVFLSLDASRLAVVVAARAAGIPYVWSRSRFRPAGADDPSTGYSVRRFRGGARSDFAVVPKVDVEATDPLSVHLTARFGLHSRFADNSLYIPNTHRPWPLLTAELTEVDDQLVAAVGLSVSGPPESVLFSPGVWTQFGRPRVLASTR; this is encoded by the coding sequence ATGCTCACCGACCCCTGGCCAGCGCCGCCCGATTTGCCCCGTCCGATCGTCATGAACCAGTGGTGGAAGGATGCCGTCTTTCTGCACTGGCGCATTCCCCATGCGGTCGCGGCAACGTATATGCCTTCCGGCGTCGCCCCGGACGAGTTCGACGGATCGGCCTGGGTGGGTCTCATCGGCTTCCGCATGCAGGGCGCAGGCCTGGGCAACGGGCCGGGAGTCCCCTACTTTGGCAGCTTCAATGAGATCAATGTGCGGCTCTACTCCCGCGAGCCCGATGGGACCAGGGGCGTTGTGTTCCTCAGCCTTGATGCCTCCCGGCTGGCGGTAGTCGTGGCGGCCCGCGCGGCTGGCATCCCCTACGTCTGGTCCCGGAGCCGCTTCAGGCCTGCCGGTGCCGATGATCCCTCGACCGGGTATTCCGTGCGGCGCTTTCGCGGCGGCGCCCGGAGCGATTTTGCTGTGGTTCCCAAGGTCGACGTCGAAGCGACCGATCCGCTGTCTGTCCACCTGACGGCGCGGTTTGGTCTGCATTCCCGCTTTGCCGACAACTCCCTCTACATCCCCAATACCCACAGACCCTGGCCGCTTCTCACGGCCGAGCTCACCGAGGTGGACGACCAATTGGTTGCAGCGGTAGGCCTTTCAGTCTCCGGGCCGCCTGAGTCTGTCCTGTTCTCCCCCGGTGTCTGGACGCAGTTTGGCCGGCCCCGGGTGCTCGCCAGTACACGCTGA
- a CDS encoding OFA family MFS transporter: MGWLDRDRTIAPPGFNRWLVPPAALAVHLCIGQAYATSVYKTALVKHFGASLTEIGVIFSIAIVMLGLSAAIMGTWVDKNGPRKAMFTSAVFWASGFLIGSLGIFTHQLWLVYLGYGVVGGIGLGIGYISPVSTLIKWFPDRPGLATGMAIMGFGGGALIASPVSTALLKMYDPNSGAKGWVASGDSVGKLFLTLAVVYLAYMLFGAFTIRVPAEGWKPAGFDPSKVKAAKLVTTENVSAKNAVKTKQFWLVWIALFCNVTAGIGILEQAAPMIQDFFRQSDGASLVSAAVAAGFVGLLSIGNMAGRFAWSATSDVTGRKRIYMVYLGVGAVLYILLALAGSTTTILYVALAFFIISFYGGGFSTAPAYLRDLFGTFQVGAIHGRLLTAWSAAGVAGPLIVNAILDAQGKPGQLTAASYQPALLTMVALLVIGFVANLLVKPVDTRFHEPRPDRDRSNEPAMEA; encoded by the coding sequence ATGGGCTGGCTGGATCGTGACCGAACTATCGCCCCGCCGGGGTTCAACCGCTGGCTGGTCCCGCCGGCGGCGCTCGCGGTACATCTCTGCATCGGCCAGGCTTACGCCACGAGCGTCTACAAGACCGCCCTGGTCAAGCACTTCGGCGCCAGCCTGACCGAAATCGGGGTCATCTTCTCCATCGCCATCGTGATGCTGGGCCTGTCGGCAGCGATCATGGGCACCTGGGTGGACAAGAACGGCCCGCGCAAAGCCATGTTCACCTCGGCCGTGTTCTGGGCCAGCGGCTTCCTGATCGGCTCGCTCGGCATCTTCACGCACCAGCTCTGGCTCGTCTACCTCGGCTACGGCGTCGTCGGCGGCATCGGCCTGGGCATTGGCTACATCTCCCCGGTGTCCACCCTGATCAAGTGGTTCCCGGACCGTCCGGGCCTCGCCACCGGCATGGCCATCATGGGATTCGGCGGCGGCGCACTGATCGCCAGCCCCGTCTCCACCGCACTGCTGAAGATGTACGACCCTAACTCAGGAGCCAAGGGCTGGGTGGCCAGCGGCGATTCCGTCGGCAAGCTCTTCCTGACCCTCGCCGTCGTCTACCTCGCGTACATGCTGTTCGGCGCCTTCACCATCCGGGTGCCCGCCGAAGGCTGGAAGCCCGCCGGCTTCGACCCGTCCAAGGTCAAGGCGGCCAAGCTGGTCACCACGGAAAACGTTTCCGCGAAGAATGCCGTCAAGACCAAGCAGTTCTGGCTGGTCTGGATTGCGCTGTTCTGCAACGTCACCGCCGGCATCGGCATCCTCGAGCAGGCCGCTCCGATGATCCAGGACTTCTTCCGCCAGTCCGACGGCGCGTCCCTCGTGAGTGCCGCCGTCGCCGCCGGGTTCGTCGGGCTGCTCTCGATCGGCAACATGGCCGGCCGCTTTGCCTGGTCCGCCACCTCCGACGTGACCGGCCGCAAACGCATCTACATGGTCTACCTCGGCGTCGGCGCGGTGCTCTACATCCTGCTGGCACTGGCCGGGTCGACCACCACCATCCTCTACGTCGCGCTGGCGTTCTTCATCATTTCCTTCTACGGCGGCGGCTTCTCCACAGCGCCGGCGTACCTGCGTGACCTCTTCGGCACCTTCCAGGTCGGTGCGATCCACGGCCGGCTGCTGACCGCGTGGTCCGCGGCCGGCGTCGCCGGACCGCTGATTGTCAACGCGATCCTCGATGCCCAGGGCAAGCCCGGCCAGTTGACCGCCGCGTCCTACCAGCCGGCGCTGCTGACCATGGTGGCCCTGCTGGTGATCGGTTTCGTGGCCAACCTGCTGGTGAAGCCGGTTGACACGCGATTCCACGAACCACGCCCGGACCGTGACCGGTCGAACGAACCCGCCATGGAGGCCTAA
- a CDS encoding gamma-glutamyltransferase family protein, translated as MTFTAPDQFTTRPTLQGTFGMSASTHWLATAAAQAVLERGGNAFDAAAAGAFVLHVVEPHLNGPGGDMTGVFVAAADPGTPVVLMGQGPAPAAATVEHYLAEGLDLVPGSGALAAAVPATVDAWLVLLRDHGTWELDAVLEFAIGYARDGHPMLGRVGTTIATVAELFRDHWPTSAELWMPGGRIPAEGELVRNPAYARTLERLVEAGEGAGGSREARIDAARREWREGFVAHAMVGSVQTPHRHSSGTDHAGVLALADMAGFEAGYEAAATVEFRGHTIAKTGPWGQGPALLQTLAILDGFEDRFLDPSTELGAHTILEAQKLALADREAYYGDTDVPLEYLLSEEYCASRRALITDEASHEFRPGVVPGREPFLPPLRTEYTPPALAGAGSGGLGVGEPTVAPNGETRGDTCHIDVVDRWGNMVSATPSGGWLQSSPAIPELGFCLGTRLQMTWLEPGTPSTLTPGKRPRTTLTPTLVFRNGRAVTALGSPGGDQQDQWQLPYLLRTIVGGYSPQQAIDAPTFHTTSMPGSFWPRTWEPGGAVVEERLGAEVIEGLERRGHVVTKAGGWTLGRLSAVVRDPATGVLQAAANPRGAQGYAAGR; from the coding sequence GTGACGTTCACCGCGCCTGACCAGTTCACTACCCGTCCCACTCTGCAAGGCACGTTCGGGATGAGTGCTTCCACGCACTGGCTCGCGACGGCGGCCGCTCAGGCGGTGCTCGAACGCGGCGGTAACGCGTTCGACGCCGCCGCTGCCGGCGCCTTCGTGCTGCACGTCGTTGAACCCCACCTCAACGGTCCCGGCGGCGATATGACCGGCGTCTTCGTGGCCGCCGCGGACCCCGGCACGCCGGTGGTGCTGATGGGCCAGGGCCCGGCGCCGGCTGCGGCCACGGTTGAGCACTACCTCGCCGAGGGCCTGGACCTGGTTCCGGGCTCCGGTGCGCTGGCCGCCGCGGTGCCCGCCACCGTCGACGCCTGGCTGGTGCTGCTGCGCGACCACGGCACCTGGGAGCTGGACGCGGTGCTGGAGTTTGCTATTGGTTACGCGCGGGACGGGCACCCCATGCTGGGCCGCGTCGGCACGACGATCGCGACGGTGGCTGAGTTGTTCCGGGATCACTGGCCCACCTCCGCGGAGCTGTGGATGCCGGGCGGCAGGATCCCGGCCGAAGGCGAGCTGGTCCGGAACCCCGCCTACGCCCGGACGCTGGAAAGGCTCGTGGAAGCCGGGGAGGGTGCCGGCGGGTCCCGTGAAGCGCGCATTGATGCCGCCCGCAGGGAGTGGCGCGAGGGTTTCGTCGCGCACGCAATGGTCGGGTCCGTCCAGACCCCGCACCGGCATTCGTCCGGCACCGACCACGCCGGCGTCCTGGCTCTGGCTGATATGGCGGGCTTCGAGGCCGGCTACGAGGCTGCGGCCACCGTCGAGTTCCGCGGCCACACCATCGCCAAGACCGGTCCGTGGGGACAGGGCCCTGCGCTGTTGCAGACCCTGGCGATCCTCGACGGGTTTGAGGACCGCTTCCTGGATCCGTCAACGGAACTCGGGGCCCACACCATCCTGGAAGCCCAGAAGCTGGCCCTGGCCGACCGCGAGGCGTACTACGGCGACACCGACGTGCCGCTGGAATACTTGCTGTCCGAGGAATACTGCGCCAGCCGCCGGGCCCTGATTACCGACGAGGCATCGCACGAATTCCGGCCCGGCGTGGTGCCGGGTCGCGAGCCCTTCCTGCCGCCCCTGCGCACGGAGTACACGCCGCCGGCGCTGGCCGGGGCAGGCTCCGGCGGGCTGGGCGTGGGAGAACCTACTGTGGCCCCCAACGGGGAAACCCGAGGCGATACCTGCCACATCGACGTCGTGGACCGCTGGGGCAACATGGTCTCCGCCACGCCGTCCGGCGGCTGGCTGCAGTCCTCGCCCGCGATTCCGGAGTTGGGCTTCTGCCTTGGCACCCGGCTGCAGATGACCTGGCTGGAACCGGGCACACCGTCCACCCTGACTCCGGGCAAACGGCCGCGCACCACCCTGACGCCCACGCTGGTGTTCCGGAACGGGCGGGCAGTGACTGCGCTCGGTTCACCCGGCGGCGACCAGCAGGACCAGTGGCAGCTGCCGTACCTGTTGCGGACGATAGTCGGCGGCTACTCGCCGCAGCAGGCGATCGATGCACCGACGTTCCATACGACGTCGATGCCCGGGTCGTTCTGGCCGCGCACCTGGGAGCCTGGCGGAGCAGTGGTTGAGGAGCGACTGGGCGCTGAGGTCATCGAGGGCCTTGAACGCCGCGGCCACGTCGTCACGAAAGCAGGCGGTTGGACGTTGGGCCGCCTGTCTGCCGTCGTCCGGGACCCCGCGACCGGGGTACTGCAGGCCGCAGCCAACCCACGCGGCGCCCAGGGCTACGCCGCCGGGAGGTAG
- a CDS encoding MSMEG_6728 family protein, with amino-acid sequence MQTFLPFPDFRQSAAALDRARLGKQRVEALQVLRALVIPEYGWQSHPAVRMWMGHVPALTMYGLAMVDEWTARGGEDTTRDRILEFAPQAAHPDYAAKIQMPYWLGDPGFHLSHRSRLLAKDPRSYTEAFAGTDPDLEYVWPEPKHELLPLDPAGDRMWILRLPLGDADPESLDTVTLPPARRGAAAGSGSAGEDDYQFVYADNGSRRPDKNARKRPAKPLVKKPTRKRLAQEEAFTTLPGKSVVAIPFDGGQSFAVGQVLGRPIELEGQFARNFKVDEIISRQDFDYPALLQDPRVFFPIAAR; translated from the coding sequence ATGCAAACATTCCTGCCCTTCCCCGATTTCCGGCAAAGCGCCGCGGCCCTGGACCGTGCGCGGCTCGGTAAGCAGCGCGTCGAAGCGCTGCAGGTGCTCCGCGCGCTGGTGATTCCCGAGTACGGCTGGCAGTCCCACCCGGCGGTCCGGATGTGGATGGGCCATGTTCCCGCCCTCACGATGTACGGCCTGGCCATGGTGGACGAGTGGACCGCACGCGGCGGTGAAGACACCACCCGGGACAGGATCCTGGAGTTCGCCCCACAGGCCGCGCACCCGGACTACGCCGCGAAGATCCAGATGCCGTACTGGCTGGGCGACCCCGGCTTCCACCTCAGCCACCGCTCCCGGCTGCTCGCTAAGGACCCCCGGTCTTACACCGAGGCGTTCGCCGGCACGGACCCGGACCTGGAATACGTCTGGCCCGAACCCAAGCACGAGCTGCTTCCGCTGGACCCCGCGGGCGACCGCATGTGGATCCTGCGCCTGCCCCTGGGTGACGCCGACCCGGAGTCGCTGGACACCGTGACCCTGCCGCCGGCACGCCGCGGTGCCGCTGCCGGTTCCGGTTCTGCCGGGGAGGATGACTACCAGTTCGTCTACGCTGACAACGGCTCCCGCCGGCCGGACAAGAACGCGCGCAAACGCCCGGCCAAGCCGTTGGTCAAGAAGCCCACCCGCAAGCGGCTGGCGCAGGAAGAGGCGTTCACCACGCTGCCCGGAAAGTCTGTCGTCGCTATCCCGTTCGACGGCGGCCAGTCCTTCGCCGTTGGCCAGGTCTTGGGCCGTCCCATCGAACTTGAGGGCCAGTTCGCCCGCAACTTCAAGGTAGACGAGATCATCTCCCGCCAGGACTTCGACTACCCGGCCCTGCTGCAGGACCCGCGGGTCTTCTTCCCGATCGCCGCGCGGTAG
- a CDS encoding SDR family oxidoreductase, producing MTVLLAGCGDLGTEAALRFIAAGHRVVGWRRSPGKLPPSIEGVAADLTRGELPLVPANTTAVVVAIAADSPSEEAYRAAYVDGLSHVLDAVAASGAPIRRILFVSSTAVYGDADGGWVDETTTPSPGGFSGRIIREAEELLYRRLNDTGISPVVLRLGGIYGPGRTRLIDQVRGGNASLPAGSRLTNRIHRDDAAAAIVHLCTMAAEPAPLYLGVDTEPAELGEVLRFLAGELGLPEPEPAAGVRAAGGTGGTGGGEPSRGGNKRVSSALLRGTGFDFQYPSFREGYRSVLADVGQRHP from the coding sequence ATGACTGTACTGCTGGCCGGTTGCGGCGATTTGGGTACCGAGGCCGCGCTACGCTTTATCGCGGCAGGGCACCGCGTTGTGGGCTGGCGGCGGTCGCCCGGCAAGCTCCCGCCGTCCATTGAGGGCGTTGCGGCGGACCTGACGCGCGGGGAACTGCCGCTGGTCCCGGCGAACACCACCGCCGTCGTCGTTGCCATTGCCGCGGACTCCCCCTCGGAGGAGGCCTACCGGGCAGCCTATGTGGACGGCCTGTCGCACGTGCTCGACGCCGTGGCAGCCTCCGGCGCGCCGATCCGCCGCATCTTGTTCGTGTCCTCCACCGCGGTTTATGGCGACGCCGACGGCGGTTGGGTGGACGAAACGACGACGCCGAGCCCCGGCGGATTTTCCGGCCGCATCATCCGCGAAGCTGAAGAATTGCTCTACCGCCGCCTCAACGACACGGGTATTTCGCCGGTGGTGTTGCGGCTTGGCGGTATCTACGGACCGGGACGGACCCGGCTGATCGACCAGGTACGCGGCGGCAATGCGTCCCTCCCTGCGGGCTCGCGCCTCACCAATCGGATCCACCGCGACGACGCCGCCGCCGCAATTGTCCACCTGTGCACCATGGCCGCCGAGCCTGCGCCGCTGTACCTGGGCGTCGATACCGAGCCGGCCGAACTCGGCGAGGTACTGCGGTTCCTGGCCGGCGAACTGGGCCTGCCGGAGCCGGAGCCCGCTGCCGGGGTTAGAGCCGCTGGCGGCACTGGCGGCACCGGCGGCGGCGAGCCGTCACGCGGCGGAAACAAGCGCGTCAGCAGCGCGCTCCTGCGTGGAACCGGCTTCGATTTCCAGTACCCAAGCTTCCGCGAGGGTTACCGCTCAGTTCTGGCCGACGTCGGTCAACGGCATCCCTGA
- a CDS encoding nuclease-related domain-containing protein: protein MAAGDGAAEQSRLAAERVTRLRRELEQAERNAHAWSVGAAGEAMVAAKLKELEPYGWLVLHDVHWPGRPKANLDHVLVGPGGVLVVDAKNWSGEVRLWEGNLRQNGASREREVSGVLHQAAALAAVLEPDHRRLVQGWICLVGQPELNGTTNSGIRIEGLNTIGRAVAALPAVLDPALVPTVHAYLQELLGGATSPRLLTTAQFAGFGSAQSGPAELRLGDAPAASLQQWRGRPARADRTAKASASRKRRGRSKQPSCLGVLLQFLLLMVIALVLLNVASGVRPAAPTVPHPAPTVVQTVPAR from the coding sequence ATGGCAGCAGGAGATGGAGCCGCCGAACAGTCACGCTTGGCCGCTGAACGTGTCACGCGCTTGCGCAGGGAGTTGGAACAGGCCGAACGAAACGCGCATGCCTGGTCGGTGGGCGCCGCCGGCGAGGCGATGGTCGCAGCGAAACTCAAAGAACTCGAGCCTTATGGCTGGCTCGTGCTCCACGACGTCCACTGGCCGGGTCGGCCTAAAGCGAACCTTGACCATGTGCTGGTCGGTCCCGGCGGCGTGCTGGTTGTTGACGCCAAGAACTGGAGCGGTGAAGTCCGTCTCTGGGAGGGCAACCTCCGGCAGAACGGCGCCTCCCGTGAAAGGGAAGTGTCCGGCGTCCTCCATCAGGCTGCCGCCCTCGCTGCCGTCCTCGAACCTGACCATCGCCGGCTGGTTCAAGGCTGGATCTGTTTGGTGGGCCAGCCGGAGCTTAACGGCACGACAAACAGCGGCATCAGAATCGAGGGCTTGAACACTATAGGACGAGCGGTGGCAGCGCTCCCGGCTGTGCTCGATCCGGCGCTGGTCCCCACCGTCCACGCCTATTTGCAGGAACTCCTGGGCGGCGCCACCAGCCCCCGGCTCCTCACCACGGCCCAATTCGCTGGTTTTGGATCTGCACAGTCGGGGCCGGCCGAGCTCAGGTTGGGGGACGCTCCCGCGGCGTCACTGCAGCAGTGGCGCGGGCGGCCGGCGCGGGCCGACCGGACGGCCAAAGCATCTGCCAGCCGCAAGCGGCGCGGGCGGTCCAAGCAGCCGAGTTGCCTCGGCGTGCTCCTGCAGTTCCTGCTCCTGATGGTGATAGCGCTCGTCTTGCTGAATGTCGCATCGGGTGTGCGGCCAGCGGCGCCGACGGTTCCGCATCCGGCTCCAACGGTCGTTCAGACGGTTCCGGCGCGTTAG
- a CDS encoding heme-binding protein: MTEQQPYELVQRYPHFELRRYPAHVVAEVQVDASFDRAGNAAFRYLFNYISGNNTARQKLAMTAPVIQGTGSPQKIAMTVPVLQSGPLPGSGAPAGFAVAFVLPAGMTAETAPVPADPKVTIRPVAGSLAAVVRFSGAGSEAAFERRNDGLQAALTLAGLTPVGPPRFARFDPPFKPWFLRRNEVVQDVQEPAGAPGTPGA, translated from the coding sequence ATGACCGAACAGCAGCCTTACGAGCTCGTCCAGCGCTATCCGCACTTCGAGTTGCGCCGCTATCCGGCGCACGTAGTGGCCGAGGTGCAGGTCGATGCGAGCTTCGACCGGGCCGGGAACGCTGCCTTTCGGTACCTGTTCAATTACATCAGCGGCAACAACACTGCCCGGCAGAAGCTGGCGATGACCGCTCCGGTCATCCAGGGAACCGGGTCGCCGCAGAAGATTGCGATGACCGTCCCGGTGCTGCAGAGCGGTCCTCTGCCGGGCAGCGGTGCGCCGGCGGGCTTCGCGGTTGCCTTTGTGCTTCCAGCGGGGATGACCGCCGAGACCGCCCCGGTCCCGGCGGACCCCAAGGTCACGATCCGGCCCGTGGCAGGGTCGCTTGCGGCGGTGGTCCGCTTCTCGGGCGCCGGCTCCGAAGCGGCCTTTGAGCGCCGCAACGACGGTCTGCAGGCAGCGTTGACCCTTGCCGGGCTGACGCCGGTGGGTCCGCCGCGCTTCGCCCGCTTCGACCCGCCGTTCAAGCCGTGGTTCCTGCGCCGCAACGAGGTCGTGCAGGACGTGCAGGAGCCGGCAGGGGCCCCGGGGACGCCCGGCGCCTGA
- a CDS encoding DUF1622 domain-containing protein has translation MDFQQIIETVGRFMDFAGVAIMVVGALVSVPMALKGFQPRSLPAGTEPLSVYRSYRQLLGRSILLGLELLVAADIIRTVAVTPTFESVGVLAVIVLIRTFLSFSLELEITGRWPWQKEARTAQSASNPQ, from the coding sequence ATGGATTTCCAGCAAATCATTGAGACGGTCGGCCGGTTCATGGACTTCGCCGGGGTCGCGATCATGGTTGTCGGGGCCCTGGTGTCAGTCCCAATGGCACTGAAGGGATTCCAGCCAAGGAGTTTGCCCGCCGGCACTGAACCCCTGTCTGTTTATCGTTCCTACCGGCAATTGCTGGGCCGCTCCATCCTGTTGGGCCTCGAACTGCTGGTGGCGGCCGACATTATCCGAACGGTCGCGGTGACGCCGACCTTTGAGAGCGTCGGGGTGCTGGCCGTCATCGTGCTGATCCGGACCTTCCTGAGCTTCTCTCTGGAGTTGGAGATCACTGGGCGGTGGCCGTGGCAGAAAGAGGCGAGGACGGCGCAATCGGCCTCGAATCCGCAATGA